TTGTGTTTTTTAAAGAAAAAATTCAGTCAAAAACGCTTCTAGCTTTAGCGCTTTGCACCATTGGACTAGTGATAATCTTACAAATCCCAAAAGACATTACCCTTAATTATCTTGGCGTTGCGCTCTCTTTAATTGGAGCATTGTTTTATGGACTTTATGTGATTTTTAGCCAAAGCATTACGCGTAATTGCCATTTTCTAGTTTCTAGCTTTTATGTGTGCTTTTTTTCATCTCTTGCGATGCTTTTTAGTATGCTAAAAGCACACGAAAGTATTCCAAATCTTTTTGAGATTCCACCTATTGGAATCTTTGCTTTGCTTGCGCTAACAATACTTTCTACACTTTTTGCAATGGTTGCGTATTATCTAGGAATGCCAAAAATTGGAATCACAAAAACCGCAATTTTAGGAATGATAGAACCACTTGTCGCTGTGGTGCTATCTATTTGGATTTTGGGGGATAGCTTAAGCGCTTTACAATATTTTGGGGCGTTTTTGATTATCTTTGGTTCGATTCTTTTATGCCTTAGGAGATAAATTCTTGGATTAAAGCGCGCCATTTTTCAAGCACAACAGCTTCACTAAAGCGTTCGTTGATTTTAAGTGCATTTTTTGCCAAAGAATCTCTATTTTCTAAAGTTTTTTCAAAATGCTCCGCTAAGGATTCCACATTTCCAAGCTCCACAAGATAGCCATTATTTTCTATAATCTCACTAGGTCCATAAGGGCAATCATAGCTGACCACAGGAATACCACACATTAATGCTTCAATTAGCACATTGCTTAAACCTTCTTTATGGCTTGAAAGCGCGAAAAATTCCGCATTACTATACGCATTATAAAGAGTTTCTAACCGCCCTAAAAACACCGCCTTTATCCCTAAATCTTTAGCTTGCTTTTCTAATTTTTCTCTCTCTTTACCATCTCCGGCAAGAAGCAAGAAAAACTCTTTGTGCTTCCCATTATTCTTTTTGGAAAAAATCGCAAATGCCTCTAAAAGTTCATCAAAATGCTTACTCTCTATCATTCGCCCAGCACTTAGCACATAAGGCTTAAATACGCTATAATCCCTAGAATCATCTTGTGCCACGCAAATAGGGTTTGGCATCACACGCACATTTTTTAAACACGCATAGTGGCGCAAATCCTTGTGCGTAAGCGTTGTAACACACGAAGCATAAGGATAAACAAGCTTGCGCAAATACGCCCAAATGCCACTTAGGCTTGTGTAAATGCTATGTTCTGTGGCAATAGTTGGAATTCTTTTTGCGCTAGCAAGAATTGCTAGGATATTGCTTTGATGGATAAAGCTAATCACAAGATTTGCCCTTTGTTCTTTAAAGAGTTTTGCAAGAGCATTAATTTTCTCAAAATTTCCTAAAATTCCATGCCTTTTGCTTGTGATTTCTATAACTTTCACACTAGGATCTAGCGTGTAGAATTGCTCTTTTTTGCTCCAAAGCGCTAGCACAATCCTATATTCATTAACTAGCGCATTTGCCAAGAAGCTTGCCACTTTCTCCGCTCCGCCCATTCGTAAAGACGATACAACAAGCACTATGCACTTTTGCGTTAATTTGGATTCCATCTTTTTAGATTCTATTTTGCTCGCTTCTAAACTCTCACCCGCCATTATGATTAAACTCCACAACAATTTCCTTAAGCTTTGCAATTCTATCTTTTGTGATTAACAACTCATCAATATCACTATTTAGCTTGTTTATATCATAATGCGTTGGTCGCGCCACTTGGATAGAAGGGTATTTTGTTTTACTCTCACTCTCGCCAATTAGCAACTCTTCATAAAGCTTCTCCCCTGGGCGCAATCCACTAAATTCAATAGCAATTTCATCCTCTTTATCATACAGGCGCAACATATTCTTTGCCAAATCCACAATTTTTACAGGCTCTCCCATATCTAAAATAAAAATCTCTCCTCCCTTAGCAATCGCCCCCGCTTGCAAAACAAGCTGACACGCTTCTGGGATTAGCATAAAATAGCGCGTAATATCTGGATGTGTAACCGTGATAGGTCCGCCACTTTGGATTTGTGCTTTAAATTTTGGCACAACAGAACCGCTACTTCCTAGCACATTACCAAAGCGCACCGCTACAATCTCACTTTTTTTGGATTCCACATTTTGCGCGTATAACTCCACAATGCGCTTGGTTGCACCCATTACATTTGTAGGACGCACCGCTTTATCCGTAGAAATCATAACAATCTTTGGCACTTCCGCTTTAATCGCACAATCTACGACATTTTTACTTCCAATCACATTATTTTCAATCGCGCTTTTTTGGTTATATTCACACAATGGCACATGTTTATAAGCTGCGGCATGAACAATAATATCAGGGGCTTCTTCTTTAATAAGAGCTAAAAGCCGTTCTTTTTCTAAAATACTTAGCAAGCAAGGGCGGAAAAGCGCCATCTCTCCCATTGTTTTTTGGGGATATTTTTGATTTAATTCTTCTAAAATCGCATACAAATTAAACTCACTATGCTCCACAAGCACCAAGCGTTTAGCTCCAAAGTCCGCGCATTGTCGCACAATCTCACTACCAATGCTCCCCCCAGCCCCCGTAATTAGAATCTTTTTATCTTTTAAAAATTCCCTAATTGTCGCCTTATCTAAATCTTTAATTGGACGGCTTAATAAATCTTCAATAGAAATATCCTTTAGGCTCTCTTGCTCATCTTTTAGCATTGTGGCGATTTTTATCTCTTCAATGCCAAGCTTTGTAAGCTCATCAAACAAGTCTTTTAAAGGGGGCTTTGCGTAATCGCGCGTTAGAATTGCACTTTTTATCTTATGCTCTGTCATCAACTCTTTTAACGCGCTTTTTGGATACACCTTAAGATTTGAAATATAGCTTCCAATTGCCTTGTTATCTTCTTCAATAATCGCTAAGGGATAGAAAGGAATCTCACTATTAAGAGCCGCTTTAATAAGCGTTGGCGTTTGTGTAT
The Helicobacter winghamensis ATCC BAA-430 DNA segment above includes these coding regions:
- a CDS encoding DMT family transporter, whose product is MNKEQIGALWMVSASVAYGFMPIWTVLGQNSGLTTDFILFFRFACTSALLLALARFERVSILLPKRKILEFVFLGGILYSIQSFAYLDSLKYIQTALSVMLYHIYPVIVTLVALVFFKEKIQSKTLLALALCTIGLVIILQIPKDITLNYLGVALSLIGALFYGLYVIFSQSITRNCHFLVSSFYVCFFSSLAMLFSMLKAHESIPNLFEIPPIGIFALLALTILSTLFAMVAYYLGMPKIGITKTAILGMIEPLVAVVLSIWILGDSLSALQYFGAFLIIFGSILLCLRR
- a CDS encoding glycosyltransferase, whose protein sequence is MWSLIIMAGESLEASKIESKKMESKLTQKCIVLVVSSLRMGGAEKVASFLANALVNEYRIVLALWSKKEQFYTLDPSVKVIEITSKRHGILGNFEKINALAKLFKEQRANLVISFIHQSNILAILASAKRIPTIATEHSIYTSLSGIWAYLRKLVYPYASCVTTLTHKDLRHYACLKNVRVMPNPICVAQDDSRDYSVFKPYVLSAGRMIESKHFDELLEAFAIFSKKNNGKHKEFFLLLAGDGKEREKLEKQAKDLGIKAVFLGRLETLYNAYSNAEFFALSSHKEGLSNVLIEALMCGIPVVSYDCPYGPSEIIENNGYLVELGNVESLAEHFEKTLENRDSLAKNALKINERFSEAVVLEKWRALIQEFIS
- the pglF gene encoding UDP-N-acetylglucosamine 4,6-dehydratase (configuration-retaining), coding for MLKSALFRPSNAKRIAFFVLIDILVSYFTLILSYDLRFSFQVPLEFKVSVVLVFFVLIGLKVLSLAMFRLYLVPWRFFGLLEALRLFYAHTLAYGIFCGIAFLGIFGDFPLSVIGIDFVISSILIGAIRISKRIYLENSPKHSPKPAVIFGANTQTPTLIKAALNSEIPFYPLAIIEEDNKAIGSYISNLKVYPKSALKELMTEHKIKSAILTRDYAKPPLKDLFDELTKLGIEEIKIATMLKDEQESLKDISIEDLLSRPIKDLDKATIREFLKDKKILITGAGGSIGSEIVRQCADFGAKRLVLVEHSEFNLYAILEELNQKYPQKTMGEMALFRPCLLSILEKERLLALIKEEAPDIIVHAAAYKHVPLCEYNQKSAIENNVIGSKNVVDCAIKAEVPKIVMISTDKAVRPTNVMGATKRIVELYAQNVESKKSEIVAVRFGNVLGSSGSVVPKFKAQIQSGGPITVTHPDITRYFMLIPEACQLVLQAGAIAKGGEIFILDMGEPVKIVDLAKNMLRLYDKEDEIAIEFSGLRPGEKLYEELLIGESESKTKYPSIQVARPTHYDINKLNSDIDELLITKDRIAKLKEIVVEFNHNGG